A stretch of the Sphingomonas sp. CL5.1 genome encodes the following:
- a CDS encoding ATP-binding protein yields the protein MTEMPAPGAFLHTSPEAARDASGLPDPIGVVLEIGGSSGKVMFEMAALAALTDHPDPLVAVAGQVGSQIKVPVGSNWLIANVRSLKLEKLDAGRIIAEIDFLGEGGEEKLTRKLYHFRRGVTRYPSPGAEVFPVTRIDLRQVYAADDRAHIEVGAVYPTRDIRGALFVDAMLGKHFALLGSTGTGKSTSAALILHRICERAPQGHIVMIDPHGEYSAAFRGNGALYDVSNLQMPYWLMNFEEHCEVFLTSEGAERQVDADILAKCLLAARAKSRVGQGIPKLTVDAPVPYLLSDLSAQLQAEMGKMDKASSTAPYLRIKSKIEEIKADPRYGFMFSGMLVSDTMASFIARVFRLPGDGKPISIIDVSGVPSEITSVVVAMLSRMVFDFAIWSRNEPQRPILLVCEEAHRYIPSDQDAPSAVSRILGRIAKEGRKYGVALGLITQRPSDLAEGVLSQCGTIIAMRLNNDRDQAFVRAAMPEGARGFLDSIPALRNRECVICGEGVAIPIRVAFDTLEEERRPASADPLFSELWTEVGHEEEIIERTIQKWRVQGK from the coding sequence ATGACCGAGATGCCGGCGCCGGGCGCCTTTCTGCACACCAGCCCCGAAGCGGCGCGCGACGCCTCCGGCCTGCCCGATCCGATCGGCGTGGTGCTGGAGATCGGCGGCTCCTCCGGCAAGGTGATGTTCGAGATGGCGGCGCTGGCGGCGCTGACCGACCATCCCGATCCGCTGGTGGCCGTCGCCGGGCAGGTCGGCAGCCAGATCAAGGTGCCGGTCGGCTCCAACTGGCTGATCGCCAACGTGCGCTCGCTCAAGCTGGAGAAGCTCGACGCCGGCCGCATCATCGCGGAGATCGATTTCCTCGGCGAAGGCGGCGAGGAGAAGCTGACCCGCAAGCTCTATCATTTCCGGCGCGGCGTGACGCGCTATCCGTCGCCGGGCGCGGAGGTGTTCCCGGTCACGCGGATCGACCTGCGCCAGGTCTATGCCGCCGACGATCGCGCGCATATCGAGGTGGGCGCGGTCTATCCCACGCGCGACATCCGGGGGGCGCTGTTCGTCGATGCGATGCTGGGCAAGCATTTCGCGCTGCTCGGCTCCACCGGCACCGGCAAATCGACCTCCGCCGCGCTGATCCTGCACCGCATCTGCGAGCGCGCGCCGCAGGGCCATATCGTGATGATCGACCCGCACGGCGAATATTCCGCCGCCTTCCGCGGCAACGGCGCGCTCTACGACGTGTCGAACCTCCAGATGCCGTACTGGCTGATGAACTTCGAGGAGCATTGCGAGGTGTTCCTCACCTCCGAGGGCGCCGAGCGGCAGGTGGATGCGGACATCCTCGCGAAATGCCTGCTCGCCGCGCGCGCCAAGAGCCGCGTCGGCCAGGGCATCCCCAAGCTCACCGTCGACGCGCCGGTGCCGTATCTGCTGAGCGACCTCAGCGCGCAGCTCCAAGCCGAGATGGGCAAGATGGACAAGGCGTCCAGCACCGCGCCCTATCTGCGCATCAAGTCCAAGATCGAGGAGATCAAGGCCGATCCGCGCTACGGCTTCATGTTCTCGGGGATGCTGGTGAGCGACACGATGGCGAGCTTCATCGCCCGCGTGTTCCGCCTGCCGGGGGACGGCAAGCCGATCTCGATCATCGACGTGTCCGGCGTGCCGAGCGAGATCACCTCGGTGGTGGTGGCGATGCTGAGCCGCATGGTGTTCGATTTCGCGATCTGGTCGCGCAACGAGCCGCAGCGCCCGATCCTGCTCGTCTGCGAGGAGGCGCACCGCTACATCCCGTCGGATCAGGATGCGCCGAGCGCCGTTTCGCGCATCCTCGGCCGCATCGCCAAGGAAGGCCGCAAATACGGCGTCGCGCTGGGCCTCATCACGCAGCGGCCGTCCGATCTGGCGGAGGGCGTGCTCTCGCAATGCGGAACGATCATCGCGATGCGCCTCAACAACGATCGCGACCAGGCGTTCGTCCGCGCCGCGATGCCGGAGGGTGCGCGCGGCTTCCTCGATTCGATCCCGGCGCTGCGCAACCGCGAGTGCGTGATCTGCGGCGAGGGCGTGGCGATCCCGATCCGCGTCGCCTTCGACACGCTGGAGGAGGAGCGCCGCCCGGCCTCCGCCGACCCGCTGTTCTCCGAGCTGTGGACCGAGGTGGGCCACGAGGAGGAGATCATCGAGCGCACCATCCAGAAGTGGCGCGTGCAGGGAAAGTGA
- a CDS encoding heme o synthase, with amino-acid sequence MSTTSPLLPPAHWRDFLALTKPRVMTLVVYTGLCGLLAAPPVDGHRIDPVLGFTAILCIALGAGAAGALNQWYEADIDAVMRRTAARPLPAGRMERQAALHFGVGLGAFSVILMGLALNVLAAAILAVSILFYVLVYTVWLKPRTPQNIVIGGAAGAFPPLIGWAAATGQVTLLPVLLFTLVFLWTPPHFWALALFVKTDYANAGIPMLPVVAGERATRRQIGLYTIPMAIAAVLPWPLGLSGPVYGVVSVVMTAWFGWLAFRVARRTTRTDDAMKPEKALFKFSILYLFVVFGALVIDRWVA; translated from the coding sequence ATGAGCACCACCTCACCCCTTCTGCCGCCGGCACACTGGCGGGATTTCCTGGCGCTGACCAAGCCGCGGGTGATGACGCTCGTCGTCTATACCGGGCTGTGCGGGCTGCTCGCCGCGCCGCCGGTCGACGGGCACCGCATCGATCCGGTGCTCGGCTTCACCGCGATCCTGTGCATCGCGCTCGGCGCGGGGGCGGCGGGGGCGCTCAACCAATGGTATGAGGCGGATATCGACGCGGTGATGCGCCGCACCGCCGCGCGGCCCCTGCCCGCCGGGCGGATGGAGCGGCAGGCGGCGCTGCATTTCGGCGTCGGGCTGGGCGCCTTCTCGGTGATCCTGATGGGGCTGGCGCTCAATGTGCTGGCGGCGGCGATCCTCGCCGTCTCGATCCTGTTCTACGTGCTGGTCTATACGGTGTGGCTGAAGCCACGCACGCCGCAGAACATCGTGATCGGCGGCGCGGCCGGCGCCTTCCCGCCGCTGATCGGCTGGGCCGCCGCGACCGGGCAGGTGACGTTGCTGCCGGTGCTGCTGTTCACGCTCGTCTTCCTGTGGACGCCGCCGCATTTCTGGGCGCTCGCGCTGTTCGTGAAGACCGATTACGCCAATGCCGGCATCCCGATGCTGCCGGTGGTGGCGGGCGAGCGCGCGACGCGGCGCCAGATCGGGCTGTACACGATCCCGATGGCGATCGCGGCGGTGCTGCCGTGGCCGCTGGGGCTGTCCGGGCCGGTCTATGGCGTGGTTTCGGTGGTGATGACGGCGTGGTTCGGCTGGCTTGCCTTCCGCGTCGCGCGCCGCACGACGCGGACCGACGACGCGATGAAGCCCGAGAAGGCGCTGTTCAAATTCTCGATCCTCTACCTGTTCGTCGTGTTCGGCGCGCTGGTGATCGACCGGTGGGTGGCATGA
- a CDS encoding M23 family metallopeptidase, whose product MFLREQPGLELAGGAGAGSFGRALVPVRSLSRYEQLRIAAARIDWVPDLGAEIGSLTWWRGLATCALLCGAAILTAPGVRPVPGFVAAPLTGAAWEEARPLAIAPLALGGGTGRRMAATDLVRPLAETPERPIIELTATLGDGDRLVSALQRAGVGRPDATEAASLVARAVALDDIPSGTMLDLTLGRRADKRVARPLERLAFRAKFDLNLAINRAGDGLTLERHPIAIDHTPLRVTGRVGSSLYRSARAAGVPARLVEAYIKALASRVSIGRDVRADDRFDIIAEQQRAATGEVQVGQLQFAGLDQGHRKIQLVRWGDNAQWWDARGQSERRGAMGMPVAGHVTSTYGNRMHPLLGFMRMHRGMDIGAPYGSPIHAASDGVVAQAGRAGGYGNFVKLAHPGGVATGYGHMSRIAVRAGQHVSRGQVIGYVGSTGLSTGPHLHWEVWKNGVSVNPRSISLSSVAVLSGKALREFKAKVANLLATAPAR is encoded by the coding sequence ATGTTTTTGCGCGAACAGCCTGGACTGGAGCTTGCCGGCGGCGCCGGTGCCGGCTCGTTCGGGCGCGCGCTCGTCCCGGTAAGATCGCTTTCGCGCTACGAGCAGCTGCGCATCGCGGCGGCGCGGATCGACTGGGTGCCCGATCTCGGCGCCGAGATCGGCTCGCTGACCTGGTGGCGCGGGCTCGCCACCTGCGCCCTGCTGTGCGGCGCCGCGATCCTCACCGCGCCCGGCGTGCGCCCGGTGCCCGGCTTCGTCGCCGCCCCGCTCACCGGCGCGGCTTGGGAGGAGGCGCGGCCGCTGGCGATCGCGCCGCTCGCGCTGGGCGGCGGCACCGGGCGGCGGATGGCGGCGACCGACCTCGTGCGCCCGCTCGCCGAGACGCCGGAGCGCCCGATCATCGAGCTGACCGCGACGTTGGGCGATGGCGACCGGCTGGTTTCCGCGCTGCAACGCGCCGGGGTCGGCCGCCCAGACGCGACGGAGGCGGCCTCGCTGGTCGCGCGGGCGGTGGCGCTGGACGACATCCCCTCCGGCACGATGCTCGACCTCACGCTCGGCCGCCGCGCCGACAAGCGTGTGGCGCGGCCGCTGGAGCGGCTGGCGTTCCGCGCGAAATTCGATCTCAACCTCGCGATCAACCGCGCCGGCGACGGGCTGACGCTCGAACGCCACCCGATCGCGATCGACCACACGCCGCTGCGCGTCACCGGGCGCGTCGGCTCCAGCCTCTATCGCTCGGCGCGCGCGGCCGGCGTGCCGGCGCGGCTGGTGGAGGCCTATATCAAGGCGCTCGCCTCGCGCGTGTCGATCGGGCGCGACGTGCGCGCCGACGACCGTTTCGACATCATCGCCGAGCAGCAGCGCGCCGCCACCGGCGAGGTGCAGGTCGGCCAGCTCCAGTTCGCCGGGCTGGATCAAGGTCATCGCAAGATCCAGCTCGTCCGCTGGGGCGACAATGCGCAATGGTGGGATGCCAGGGGGCAGAGCGAGCGGCGCGGCGCGATGGGCATGCCGGTCGCCGGGCACGTCACCTCCACCTATGGCAACCGGATGCACCCGCTGCTCGGCTTCATGCGGATGCACCGGGGAATGGACATCGGCGCCCCCTATGGCTCGCCGATCCACGCCGCGAGCGACGGTGTCGTCGCGCAGGCCGGACGCGCCGGGGGCTACGGCAATTTCGTCAAGCTCGCGCATCCCGGCGGCGTCGCCACCGGCTATGGCCATATGAGCCGTATCGCGGTGCGCGCCGGCCAGCACGTCTCGCGCGGGCAGGTGATCGGCTATGTCGGCTCGACCGGCCTGTCGACCGGCCCGCACCTGCATTGGGAGGTGTGGAAGAACGGCGTGTCGGTCAATCCGCGCAGCATCTCGCTGTCCAGCGTCGCGGTGCTCTCGGGCAAGGCGCTGCGCGAGTTCAAGGCCAAGGTGGCGAACCTGCTGGCGACCGCGCCCGCGCGCTGA
- a CDS encoding sulfite exporter TauE/SafE family protein, with protein sequence MDLYLPIANLSVNALVIIALGAGVGLLSGMFGVGGGFLTTPLLIVYGIPPTVAAASAASQVTGASVSGVFAYFRRDGVDVKMGGVLVAGGIIGSLLGAWLFRLLQSVGQIDTTIAITYVVLLGAIGGLMLKESIEAILVVHGRAVARPKRRRHHPLVASLPFRMRFYRSGLYISPLAPLLLGVATGILTILLGIGGGFVLVPAMIYLLGMATQVVVGTSLFQILFVTAVATMVHATTTKAVDIVLAGLLLLGSVAGAQIGARFAERAKPEYLRFALAIMVLLVAIRIGVGLGWQPDEIYTVELS encoded by the coding sequence ATGGACCTTTACCTGCCGATCGCCAACCTGTCGGTGAACGCGCTCGTCATCATCGCGCTCGGCGCGGGGGTGGGGCTGCTCTCCGGCATGTTCGGGGTCGGCGGCGGGTTCCTCACCACGCCGCTGCTGATCGTCTATGGCATCCCGCCCACCGTCGCCGCCGCCAGCGCCGCCAGCCAGGTGACCGGGGCGAGCGTTTCCGGCGTGTTCGCCTATTTCCGCCGCGACGGGGTGGACGTGAAGATGGGCGGCGTGCTGGTCGCGGGCGGGATCATCGGCTCGCTGCTCGGCGCGTGGCTGTTCCGGCTGCTGCAATCGGTGGGCCAGATCGATACGACGATCGCGATCACCTATGTCGTGCTGCTCGGCGCGATCGGCGGGCTGATGCTGAAGGAATCGATCGAGGCGATCCTCGTCGTCCACGGCCGGGCGGTCGCGCGGCCGAAGCGGCGGCGGCATCATCCGCTCGTCGCCAGCCTGCCGTTCCGCATGCGCTTCTATCGCTCCGGCCTCTATATCTCGCCGCTCGCCCCGCTGCTGCTGGGCGTGGCGACGGGGATATTGACGATCCTGCTCGGCATCGGCGGCGGCTTCGTGCTGGTGCCGGCGATGATCTACCTGCTCGGCATGGCGACGCAGGTGGTGGTCGGCACCTCGCTGTTCCAGATCCTGTTCGTGACCGCCGTCGCCACCATGGTCCACGCCACCACCACCAAGGCGGTGGACATCGTGCTCGCCGGGTTGCTGCTGCTCGGCTCGGTCGCCGGGGCGCAGATCGGCGCGCGCTTCGCGGAGCGGGCCAAGCCCGAATATCTCCGCTTCGCGCTGGCGATCATGGTGCTGCTGGTGGCGATCCGCATCGGCGTGGGGCTGGGCTGGCAGCCGGACGAGATCTACACCGTGGAATTGTCGTGA
- the gluQRS gene encoding tRNA glutamyl-Q(34) synthetase GluQRS → MAAVTVTRFAPSPTGRLHPGHAWSAILAHDFARARGGRFLLRIEDIDGTRSRPEHVATLVEDLRWLGLEWDGEIVFQSRRLHLYAGALERLRAMGLLYPCFCTRAEIAAASLSAPHGPEPVYPGTCRGVDAAARMDELHCWRIDMAKAAALAGPLAWRDHGGAIAADPLAAGDVVLARKDAPASYHLAVTVDDAAQGVTDVVRGRDLFAATHIHRLLQALLGLPVPDYHHHDLLLGPDGERLAKRHGSPTLAALREAGEDGPALADMLRAGRLPIAGARG, encoded by the coding sequence ATGGCGGCGGTGACCGTCACGCGCTTCGCTCCCTCGCCGACCGGGCGGCTGCATCCCGGCCATGCCTGGTCCGCGATCCTCGCCCATGATTTCGCGCGGGCGCGGGGCGGCCGCTTCCTGCTGCGCATCGAGGACATCGACGGCACGCGCAGCCGCCCGGAGCATGTCGCGACGCTTGTCGAGGACCTGCGCTGGCTCGGGCTGGAATGGGATGGGGAGATCGTCTTCCAATCGCGGCGCCTGCATCTTTATGCCGGGGCGCTGGAGCGGCTGCGCGCGATGGGCCTGCTCTACCCCTGTTTCTGCACCCGCGCCGAGATCGCCGCCGCCAGCCTCTCCGCGCCGCACGGGCCGGAGCCGGTCTATCCCGGCACCTGCCGCGGCGTGGACGCCGCCGCGCGGATGGACGAGCTGCATTGCTGGCGGATCGACATGGCGAAGGCGGCGGCGCTCGCCGGGCCGCTCGCATGGCGCGATCACGGCGGAGCGATCGCCGCCGATCCGCTTGCGGCGGGCGATGTGGTGCTGGCGCGCAAGGACGCGCCGGCCAGCTATCACCTCGCGGTGACGGTGGACGATGCCGCGCAAGGCGTCACCGACGTGGTGCGCGGGCGCGACCTGTTCGCGGCGACGCATATCCACCGGCTGTTGCAGGCGCTGCTCGGGCTGCCGGTGCCGGATTATCATCACCACGACCTGCTGCTCGGGCCGGACGGCGAGCGGCTCGCCAAGCGCCACGGCAGCCCGACGCTCGCGGCGCTACGCGAGGCCGGCGAGGACGGGCCTGCGCTCGCGGACATGCTGCGCGCCGGCCGGCTTCCCATTGCCGGCGCCAGGGGGTAG
- a CDS encoding glycosyl transferase family protein: MGSTTILLEWIDAATREMTLFAAAGFLIGGIDDLLVDVVWLAQRAWRRGAGTATLDALPAPATPRRFAIFVPAWDESAVIGAMLRTTLARLDHPAFRLFVGCYPNDRATIDAVADVAAGDARVVLVIGARAGPTTKADCLNNLWNALARAGEPADAIVLHDAEDVVHPAELRLFEALLDAHAAVQIPVLPLPRRESPLVAGHYSGEFAEAHGKELVVRTALKAGLPFAGVGCAIRVEALAAIEAGHGAPFDAQSVTEDYELGLRLAAAGHAAHFARMRERPGGEVIAVREYFPATINAAVRQKARWMTGIALAGWDRLGWGRALDLGDHWMRLRDRRATLAVIVLAAGYAALVGWGLSVAGHALFGGTTPGPVALLQAILAANLALLLWRALWRTAFTARSYGWREACWAPPRMVVGNFIALLAARRAAVRYMGLLAGRAPQWDKTAHAFPEVMP; this comes from the coding sequence TTGGGGTCAACGACAATATTGCTCGAATGGATCGACGCGGCGACGCGCGAGATGACGCTGTTCGCGGCGGCGGGATTCCTGATCGGCGGGATCGACGACCTGCTGGTCGACGTGGTGTGGCTCGCGCAGCGCGCGTGGCGTCGCGGCGCGGGCACCGCGACGCTGGACGCGCTGCCCGCGCCCGCCACGCCGCGCCGCTTCGCGATCTTCGTGCCGGCGTGGGATGAGAGCGCGGTGATCGGCGCGATGCTGCGCACCACGCTGGCGCGGCTCGATCATCCCGCGTTCCGCCTTTTCGTCGGCTGCTATCCCAACGATCGCGCGACTATCGACGCGGTGGCCGATGTCGCCGCCGGGGACGCGCGGGTGGTGCTGGTGATCGGCGCGCGCGCCGGCCCGACGACCAAGGCCGATTGCCTCAACAACCTGTGGAACGCGCTCGCCCGCGCCGGCGAGCCGGCCGACGCGATCGTGCTGCATGACGCGGAGGACGTGGTGCATCCGGCCGAGCTGCGGCTGTTCGAAGCGCTGCTCGATGCCCATGCGGCGGTGCAGATCCCGGTGCTGCCGCTGCCGCGCCGCGAATCGCCGCTGGTCGCCGGCCATTACAGCGGCGAGTTCGCGGAAGCACATGGGAAAGAGCTGGTGGTGCGCACCGCGCTGAAGGCGGGGCTGCCGTTCGCCGGGGTCGGCTGCGCGATCCGCGTCGAGGCGCTCGCCGCGATCGAGGCCGGGCACGGCGCGCCGTTCGACGCGCAGAGCGTCACCGAGGATTACGAGCTGGGCCTGCGCCTCGCCGCCGCCGGCCACGCCGCGCATTTCGCGCGGATGCGGGAGCGGCCGGGCGGCGAGGTGATCGCCGTGCGCGAATATTTCCCCGCGACGATCAACGCGGCGGTGCGCCAGAAGGCGCGCTGGATGACCGGCATCGCGCTCGCCGGCTGGGACCGGCTCGGCTGGGGCCGCGCGCTCGACCTCGGCGATCATTGGATGCGGCTGCGCGACCGGCGCGCGACGCTGGCGGTGATCGTGCTCGCCGCCGGCTATGCCGCGCTGGTCGGCTGGGGGCTTTCGGTGGCGGGCCATGCGCTGTTCGGCGGGACGACGCCGGGGCCGGTGGCGCTGTTGCAGGCGATCCTCGCCGCCAACCTCGCGCTGCTGCTGTGGCGGGCGCTGTGGCGGACCGCCTTCACCGCGCGCAGCTATGGCTGGCGCGAGGCATGCTGGGCGCCGCCGCGCATGGTGGTGGGCAATTTCATCGCCCTGCTGGCGGCGCGGCGCGCGGCGGTGCGCTACATGGGGCTGCTCGCCGGGCGCGCGCCGCAATGGGACAAGACCGCCCACGCCTTTCCCGAGGTCATGCCTTGA
- a CDS encoding twin transmembrane helix small protein: protein MKIFLVILLVAAMIATVVALVRGIVTFLQGASAEVRGERTSGPTESQLKSNRMMQQRILYQALAILICVVLLFAMGRT, encoded by the coding sequence ATGAAGATCTTCCTCGTCATCCTGCTGGTGGCAGCGATGATCGCCACGGTGGTCGCGCTGGTGCGCGGCATCGTCACCTTCCTCCAGGGCGCGAGCGCCGAGGTGCGCGGCGAGCGCACCAGCGGCCCGACCGAGAGCCAACTCAAGTCGAACCGCATGATGCAGCAGCGCATCCTCTATCAGGCGCTGGCGATCCTGATCTGCGTCGTGCTGCTGTTCGCGATGGGGCGGACGTGA
- a CDS encoding TIGR02186 family protein: MRRRAAALALAAPLLLAEAKPVLVPDVSQREIEIAYSFTGAELLLFGAILLPPGEPRADARHPIDVVVVVKGPAQSITIREKEKVAGIWVNADRLRYSSAPSFYAIASSRPIRDLVDDRTRAIYELGLDSLQLSPTSSAPSDVQDRFTRGLVDLRARGGLYYEAPRAVEITDGVLYRARVNIPARVPVGRFTAETFLIRDGKVLGAAVRDIDVRKSGFERFVARAAERSSFLYGLTAVALSVLLGWGAGAIARKV; this comes from the coding sequence GTGAGGCGCCGGGCCGCCGCCCTCGCGCTCGCCGCGCCACTGCTGCTGGCGGAGGCGAAGCCGGTGCTGGTGCCAGACGTGTCGCAGCGCGAGATCGAGATCGCGTACAGCTTCACGGGCGCCGAACTCCTCCTGTTCGGCGCGATCCTGCTCCCGCCCGGCGAGCCGCGCGCCGACGCGCGCCACCCGATCGACGTGGTGGTGGTGGTGAAGGGGCCGGCGCAGTCGATCACGATCCGCGAGAAGGAGAAGGTCGCCGGCATCTGGGTGAACGCCGACCGGCTGCGCTACAGCTCCGCGCCGAGCTTCTACGCCATCGCCTCGTCGCGGCCGATCCGCGACCTGGTCGACGACCGGACGCGCGCGATCTACGAGCTGGGGCTGGATAGCTTGCAGCTCTCGCCCACCTCCTCCGCCCCGTCCGACGTGCAGGACCGCTTCACGCGCGGGCTGGTCGACCTGCGGGCGCGCGGCGGCCTTTATTATGAAGCGCCGCGCGCCGTGGAGATCACCGACGGCGTGCTCTATCGCGCGCGGGTCAACATCCCGGCGCGCGTGCCGGTCGGGCGCTTCACAGCGGAGACCTTCCTGATCCGCGACGGCAAGGTGCTCGGCGCGGCGGTGCGCGACATCGACGTGCGCAAATCGGGCTTCGAACGCTTCGTCGCGCGCGCCGCCGAGCGTTCGTCCTTCCTCTACGGGCTGACGGCGGTGGCGCTGTCGGTGCTGCTCGGCTGGGGCGCCGGCGCGATCGCGCGGAAGGTGTAG
- a CDS encoding cob(I)yrinic acid a,c-diamide adenosyltransferase, with translation MVKLNRIYTRTGDAGTTGLVDGSRVSKADARMQAIGDVDEANSAIGLAIAGLDDADFRAALSRIQNDLFDLGADLATPGEDFTPTEMTLRIVPAQVARLEAEIDAMNAGVPPLRSFILPGGAAAALHLARAVSRRAERSAVAIGGGVNPQALIYLNRLSDFLFVACRKVNLDAGGDVLWVPGGAR, from the coding sequence ATGGTGAAGCTCAACAGGATCTACACCCGCACCGGCGACGCGGGGACGACCGGGCTGGTCGACGGCAGCCGCGTGTCCAAGGCCGACGCGCGGATGCAGGCGATCGGCGACGTGGACGAGGCCAATTCGGCGATCGGCCTCGCGATCGCCGGGCTGGACGACGCCGATTTCCGCGCGGCGTTGTCCCGTATCCAGAACGACCTGTTCGATCTCGGCGCGGACCTCGCGACGCCGGGCGAGGACTTCACGCCGACCGAGATGACGCTGCGCATCGTCCCGGCGCAGGTCGCGCGGCTGGAGGCGGAGATCGACGCGATGAACGCGGGCGTGCCGCCGCTGCGCAGCTTCATCCTGCCGGGTGGCGCGGCGGCGGCGCTGCACCTCGCGCGCGCGGTGTCGCGTCGCGCGGAGCGGTCGGCGGTGGCGATCGGCGGCGGGGTCAACCCGCAGGCGCTGATCTACCTCAACCGCCTGTCGGACTTCCTGTTCGTCGCCTGCCGCAAGGTGAACCTGGACGCGGGCGGCGACGTGCTCTGGGTGCCCGGCGGGGCGCGATAG